The Entelurus aequoreus isolate RoL-2023_Sb linkage group LG23, RoL_Eaeq_v1.1, whole genome shotgun sequence genome has a window encoding:
- the sytl3 gene encoding synaptotagmin-like protein 3, with protein sequence MDLGLLQGQERDRILEVLRRDKLLRKIEEDRIRRMKFELQELRRRGAKSSTKEYGKRTCARCQRPLGKWCNTGEVCRGCSHRICSKCRMNTGAAGWKCTICYAYREMKIQSGEWFLDQKTKKYPTVKDKYETVGEKLLKTYSMLSHISIIPATPPPHSDFHFLSRSGDENKGSVFPRSVEDFMFSISSNIRKISKSQNDVRGDLLNVDSGKHLHYSTQKSRSDTNISTSVKLYQGLSLQNLFKKSKDSDPECSSTGAEEESSRSSDNSDGKQENIPTECGVFEGITCKSGELELAMAYNSNTSCLEITVGSCRDLPYGDTRKKRCHPYVKLHVMPPNSNKLKTSVQRNTTHPVYNQLFKYHIERHLLTGKRLQASVWHSGTLRRKFFWARSLIPLDGWQLEGQDFQRFNWYPLCPQQRECPEGGRCGSKWRRTSTQNAVQLQQSSEHLHLYPATVHTRYVSDTF encoded by the exons ATGGACTTGGGTTTGCTTCAAGGACAGGAGAGGGACAGGATCCTGGAAGTGCTTCGGAGAGACAAACTGTTGCGTAAGATAGAGGAAGATCGGATCAG GAGAATGAAGTTTGAGCTGCAGGAGCTGCGTAGGAGAGGCGCTAAGAGTTCTACCAAAGAGTACGGTAAGAGGACGTGCGCTCGCTGCCAGAGGCCGCTGGGAAAGTGGTGTAACACTGGGGAAGTCTGCCGGGGATGCAGCCACCGCATCTGCAGCAAGTGTCGCATGAACACTGGAGCGGCGGGCTGGAAGTGTACCATCTGCTACGCCTACAG gGAGATGAAGATCCAGTCTGGAGAATGGTTTTTAGACCAGAAAACTAAGAAATATCCAACTGTCAAAG ACAAATATGAGACGGTTGGAGAGAAACTGTTAAAGACCTACAGCATGCTGAG TCACATATCAATCATCCCGGCCACTCCGCCGCCCCACTCTGATTTTCACTTTCTGAGCAGATCTGGG GATGAGAACAAAGGCAGCGTTTTTCCTCGATCGGTGGAAGATTTTATGTTTTCAATCAGCAGCAATATTAGAA AGATTTCCAAATCTCAAAATGATGTTCGAGGGGACTTGCTGAACGTGGACAGCGGTAAACATTTGCACTACAGCACCCAGAAGAGTCGGTCAGACACCAACATCAGCACATCTGTCAAA CTGTACCAAGGCCTGAGTCTTCAAAACCTGTTCAAAAAGAGCAAAGACAGCGACCCAGAATGTTCCTCCACCGGGGCGGAAGAAGAAAGTTCTAGAAGCTCAGACAACTctgatggcaaacag GAAAATATCCCTACAGAATGCGGTGTCTTTGAAGGCATCACTTGTAAGAGTGGAGAGCTGGAGTTAGCCATGGCCTACAACTCCAACACTTCCTGTCTGGAGATCACAGTGGGATCTTGCAGAGATCTCCCCTATGGAGACACCAGGAAGAAGAGGTGTCACCC gTATGTCAAACTGCACGTGATGCCACCGAACAGCAACAAGCTGAAGACGTCAGTCCAGAGGAACACCACACATCCTGTTTATAATCAACTCTTTAAA TATCACATAGAGCGCCACCTGCTGACTGGAAAGAGACTGCAGGCTTCCGTGTGGCATTCAGGAACCCTGCGCAGGAAGTTTTTCTGGGCGAGGTCCCTCATCCCATTGGACGGATGGCAACTTGAGGGCCAGGACTTCCAGCGCTTCAACTGGTACCCACTGTGTCCACAG CAAAGAGAGTGTCCAGAGGGAGGGCGCTGTGGATCTAAATGGAGGAGAACTTCTACACAGAATGCAGTCCAGCTTCAACAGTCAAGTGAGCATTTGCACTTATATCCAGCTACTGTACATACAAGATATGTAtcag